The region TATTTGAGTACCGCTTAAGGATACGGCGTCTCTGACAGTTCTCGCAAAGGATTTAAAGCAGGCTTCTGCTACGTGGTGAAGTATTTTACCGCTTATAACCCTTATATGAAGTGTACTTTTGGATGCTATAGCAAAACCCTTGAAAAATTCCCATATGAGTTCAAAGTCAAAATCCGTTATCTTACCCCTAAGACCCAAGTCTTCATAAAAGAATAGAGGTCTTCCAGATATATCCATACTGCTCAAAACCAAAGCCTCGTCCATAGGTATGACGCTGTAACCAAACCTACTTATACCCTTCTTATCGCTCAGAGCTTTTTCAAAAGCGTCACCTATAACTATTCCTATGTCCTCCACCGTATGGTGATGTGAAACATGCACATCTCCGTCCGCATAGACTCTCAAATCAAAGCCTGAGTGTTTGGAAAAGGTTTCAATCATGTGATTAATAAAGCCTACGGGCGTTTTAACTTCGTAAGAGCCTGTACCGTCAAGATTTATGTAAACTTCTATGCTCGTTTCCTTTGTTTCTCTCTTTACCTTAGCTTCCCGCATACCTAAGGTATTCTATCACAAAATTCTTCAAGCTTTCTTGAGGATCAGCAAAATATACTTTTTCTGCTATATCAAGAGTATGGAGCTTTAAAATTAGGTTTTTCACCTCCATTGCTGTAAATTTCTCCATATAAATCTTAAAACTATGCCTCAGGTATGGATTGTTTAAGCTTAGTTCCGTAAAGATCTTATCTTTATCGGTCTGATCTCTTGCGCTGGTAAAGGCTACAAAGAGTCTTATAGAGTAATTTATTAGGATTGCCTGTATTTGCAAAGGAGATATGCCTGATTTTAGCAGGGAAGAAAGGTATACAAGGGACTTTTCCATGTCTTTGGTGTAAAAAGCATTTATAAAGTCAAAGATTGTATATTCTGCACTTGAAAAACAGACACTTTTTACATCTTCAAGCGTTATTTTCCCTTCTTTGTAAAGGAGGAGTTTGTCAACCTCGTTCTTCAACTCTACAAGATTGTAAGATGTGATCTCAAGTAGATACTCAAGGGCAGACTCATCTATGTCCCTTCCTTCCTTCACAAATCTACTTTTAACAAGCTCCCTTACCTTTCTTTTGTCAGGGCTTTTTGCTTCAAGAAAGTCACCTATGCTGAGTATGGTCTTTAGCGGTTCCTTCTCAAGCTGAGATTTATTGATTTTTTCTGAAATTACGAAAAATACACTCACCTTATTGAGCTTTTTTGCTAAGGATACAAAGTAAGCGCCATCTTTAACGCTCTTGAGAAATTCCTCCCCTTTTTTCACCACAAATACCTTCTTTTTTCTCGTAAACATTTCACCTTCGGTAAGCATGGAGAAAAAGGATTTTCGTTCTAATTCGTCACCCCACAAGAGTTTTACCTCATAAAGGGATGAAAGTTTATCTGTAAAGGTTTTCAAAACGTATTCATCTTCCGACTGCACTATATTCAAAGGTTTTATCTCTCTATTTTCTAAGCCTTTTTGATACTCAAGCAGGTTCATCAGGAATGCATAGCCTTAAGGAAATCTTTATTTGTCTTAAATTTCTTAAGCTTATCAAGGAGAAACTCCATAGCTTCAATAGCGTCCATCGTTGCAAGAAA is a window of Hydrogenobacter sp. DNA encoding:
- the hisB gene encoding imidazoleglycerol-phosphate dehydratase HisB, with translation MREAKVKRETKETSIEVYINLDGTGSYEVKTPVGFINHMIETFSKHSGFDLRVYADGDVHVSHHHTVEDIGIVIGDAFEKALSDKKGISRFGYSVIPMDEALVLSSMDISGRPLFFYEDLGLRGKITDFDFELIWEFFKGFAIASKSTLHIRVISGKILHHVAEACFKSFARTVRDAVSLSGTQIPSTKGII
- the holA gene encoding DNA polymerase III subunit delta, yielding MNLLEYQKGLENREIKPLNIVQSEDEYVLKTFTDKLSSLYEVKLLWGDELERKSFFSMLTEGEMFTRKKKVFVVKKGEEFLKSVKDGAYFVSLAKKLNKVSVFFVISEKINKSQLEKEPLKTILSIGDFLEAKSPDKRKVRELVKSRFVKEGRDIDESALEYLLEITSYNLVELKNEVDKLLLYKEGKITLEDVKSVCFSSAEYTIFDFINAFYTKDMEKSLVYLSSLLKSGISPLQIQAILINYSIRLFVAFTSARDQTDKDKIFTELSLNNPYLRHSFKIYMEKFTAMEVKNLILKLHTLDIAEKVYFADPQESLKNFVIEYLRYAGS